One window from the genome of Labeo rohita strain BAU-BD-2019 chromosome 10, IGBB_LRoh.1.0, whole genome shotgun sequence encodes:
- the LOC127172466 gene encoding collagenase 3-like isoform X3, translating into MGIHNQLCFLASLALVIHAGPILQHADEDEATAERYLKSFYNLTDETISVRKETSSMTEKMKEMQEFFGLKVTGKMDQETMEMMKKPRCGVPDVAAYSTFGGIKWQTNKLTYRILNYTPDMSRAEVDESMERALQVWAKVTPLKFTRIHSGTADIMISFGTRNHGDAYPFDGPRGTLAHAFAPSPGIGGDAHFDDDESFTFRSSRGFVLFLVAAHEFGHSLGLSHSNVRGALMFPTYSFTDPDRFSLPSDDIRGIQSLYGPNRDRTPVKPDEEVTTPNACDPDLVLDAVTTLRGETVFFKDSFFWRKSQSRTVTQIPIKHFWSNAPDNIDAAYENQVQDKVFFFKDRQVWAFKGITPEPGYPKTLSSFGLPSSVRKVSAAVHDKTTGKTLFFVDKVYYSYDERAQKMDTGYPKQVENGFPGLTGEVTAAHISNGNIYLYSGTNVYEFRLYSKRFLRVLKNNFFLALLVELS; encoded by the exons ATGGGTATTCACAACCAGCTGTGTTTTCTTGCAAGTCTGGCACTTGTTATTCACGCTGGACCGATTTTACAGCATGCCGACGAAGATGAAGCCACTGCAGag CGTTACCTGAAGAGCTTCTACAATCTAACAGATGAAACAATAAGCGTCAGAAAAGAAACCAGTTCAATGACTGAGAAGATGAAAGAGATGCAGGAGTTTTTCGGGCTTAAGGTGACTGGAAAGATGGACCAAGAAACAATGGAGATGATGAAGAAGCCCCGTTGTGGCGTTCCAGATGTTGCTGCGTACTCCACATTCGGGGGTATCAAATGGCAGACCAACAAACTCACCTACAG AATCCTGAACTACACCCCTGACATGTCAAGAGCTGAAGTGGACGAATCCATGGAGAGAGCCCTGCAGGTCTGGGCTAAAGTCACTCCACTTAAATTCACTCGTATCCACAGCGGCACAGCTGACATTATGATCTCCTTTGGTACAAGAA ATCATGGTGATGCTTACCCGTTTGATGGCCCACGAGGCACTTTGGCTCATGCTTTCGCTCCCTCTCCTGGAATCGGTGGAGATGCACATTTCGATGATGATGAATCTTTCACATTCCGCTCATCTAGAG GATTTGTCCTGTTCTTGGTGGCCGCCCATGAGTTCGGTCACTCTTTGGGTCTTTCTCATTCCAACGTTCGTGGTGCACTGATGTTTCCCACATACAGCTTTACTGATCCGGATCGTTTCTCTCTACCCTCTGATGACATCAGAGGGATTCAATCGCTCTATG GCCCAAACAGAGATAGAACCCCCGTCAAACCTGATGAAGAAGTAACAACTCCTAATGCTTGTGACCCTGATCTGGTCTTGGATGCAGTTACGACTCTAAGGGGTGAAACAGTGTTTTTCAAGGACAG CTTTTTCTGGCGTAAATCTCAGAGCAGAACTGTGACGCAAATTCCGATCAAGCATTTCTGGTCCAACGCTCCTGATAATATAGATGCTGCTTATGAGAATCAAGTGCAAGataaagttttctttttcaaag ACAGACAAGTCTGGGCTTTTAAAGGCATCACTCCTGAGCCTGGCTATCCCAAGACTCTCAGCAGCTTTGGTCTGCCATCTTCGGTGAGAAAAGTTAGCGCTGCCGTCCACGACAAAACCACAGGAAAAACACTGTTCTTTGTTGACAAGGTTTACTACAG ttatgATGAGAGGGCACAGAAGATGGACACAGGGTATCCCAAACAAGTGGAAAATGGGTTTCCGGGATTGACTGGGGAAGTTACAGCAGCTCACATTTCCAACG gtaACATTTATCTCTACAGTGGCACAAATGTGTATGAGTTCAGATTATACAGTAAGAGGTTTCTGCGTGTGCTGaagaacaatttttttcttgccTTGTTAGTTGAGCTTTCCTAA
- the LOC127172466 gene encoding collagenase 3-like isoform X4: MGIHNQLCFLASLALVIHAGPILQHADEDEATAERYLKSFYNLTDETISVRKETSSMTEKMKEMQEFFGLKVTGKMDQETMEMMKKPRCGVPDVAAYSTFGGIKWQTNKLTYRILNYTPDMSRAEVDESMERALQVWAKVTPLKFTRIHSGTADIMISFGTRNHGDAYPFDGPRGTLAHAFAPSPGIGGDAHFDDDESFTFRSSRGFVLFLVAAHEFGHSLGLSHSNVRGALMFPTYSFTDPDRFSLPSDDIRGIQSLYGPNRDRTPVKPDEEVTTPNACDPDLVLDAVTTLRGETVFFKDSFFWRKSQSRTVTQIPIKHFWSNAPDNIDAAYENQVQDKVFFFKDRQVWAFKGITPEPGYPKTLSSFGLPSSVRKVSAAVHDKTTGKTLFFVDKVYYSYDERAQKMDTGYPKQVENGFPGLTGEVTAAHISNGNIYLYSGTNVYEFRLYSKRFLRVLKNSFFLPC, translated from the exons ATGGGTATTCACAACCAGCTGTGTTTTCTTGCAAGTCTGGCACTTGTTATTCACGCTGGACCGATTTTACAGCATGCCGACGAAGATGAAGCCACTGCAGag CGTTACCTGAAGAGCTTCTACAATCTAACAGATGAAACAATAAGCGTCAGAAAAGAAACCAGTTCAATGACTGAGAAGATGAAAGAGATGCAGGAGTTTTTCGGGCTTAAGGTGACTGGAAAGATGGACCAAGAAACAATGGAGATGATGAAGAAGCCCCGTTGTGGCGTTCCAGATGTTGCTGCGTACTCCACATTCGGGGGTATCAAATGGCAGACCAACAAACTCACCTACAG AATCCTGAACTACACCCCTGACATGTCAAGAGCTGAAGTGGACGAATCCATGGAGAGAGCCCTGCAGGTCTGGGCTAAAGTCACTCCACTTAAATTCACTCGTATCCACAGCGGCACAGCTGACATTATGATCTCCTTTGGTACAAGAA ATCATGGTGATGCTTACCCGTTTGATGGCCCACGAGGCACTTTGGCTCATGCTTTCGCTCCCTCTCCTGGAATCGGTGGAGATGCACATTTCGATGATGATGAATCTTTCACATTCCGCTCATCTAGAG GATTTGTCCTGTTCTTGGTGGCCGCCCATGAGTTCGGTCACTCTTTGGGTCTTTCTCATTCCAACGTTCGTGGTGCACTGATGTTTCCCACATACAGCTTTACTGATCCGGATCGTTTCTCTCTACCCTCTGATGACATCAGAGGGATTCAATCGCTCTATG GCCCAAACAGAGATAGAACCCCCGTCAAACCTGATGAAGAAGTAACAACTCCTAATGCTTGTGACCCTGATCTGGTCTTGGATGCAGTTACGACTCTAAGGGGTGAAACAGTGTTTTTCAAGGACAG CTTTTTCTGGCGTAAATCTCAGAGCAGAACTGTGACGCAAATTCCGATCAAGCATTTCTGGTCCAACGCTCCTGATAATATAGATGCTGCTTATGAGAATCAAGTGCAAGataaagttttctttttcaaag ACAGACAAGTCTGGGCTTTTAAAGGCATCACTCCTGAGCCTGGCTATCCCAAGACTCTCAGCAGCTTTGGTCTGCCATCTTCGGTGAGAAAAGTTAGCGCTGCCGTCCACGACAAAACCACAGGAAAAACACTGTTCTTTGTTGACAAGGTTTACTACAG ttatgATGAGAGGGCACAGAAGATGGACACAGGGTATCCCAAACAAGTGGAAAATGGGTTTCCGGGATTGACTGGGGAAGTTACAGCAGCTCACATTTCCAACG gtAACATTTATCTCTACAGTGGCACAAATGTGTATGAGTTCAGATTATACAGTAAGAGGTTCCTGCGTGTGCTGAAGAACAGTTTTTTCTTGCCCTGTTAG
- the LOC127172466 gene encoding collagenase 3-like isoform X1, with translation MGIHNQLCFLASLALVIHAGPILQHADEDEATAERYLKSFYNLTDETISVRKETSSMTEKMKEMQEFFGLKVTGKMDQETMEMMKKPRCGVPDVAAYSTFGGIKWQTNKLTYRILNYTPDMSRAEVDESMERALQVWAKVTPLKFTRIHSGTADIMISFGTRNHGDAYPFDGPRGTLAHAFAPSPGIGGDAHFDDDESFTFRSSRGFVLFLVAAHEFGHSLGLSHSNVRGALMFPTYSFTDPDRFSLPSDDIRGIQSLYGKRMIFKKTSTIFKLKLFSQLFTMWYYFKGPNRDRTPVKPDEEVTTPNACDPDLVLDAVTTLRGETVFFKDSFFWRKSQSRTVTQIPIKHFWSNAPDNIDAAYENQVQDKVFFFKDRQVWAFKGITPEPGYPKTLSSFGLPSSVRKVSAAVHDKTTGKTLFFVDKVYYSYDERAQKMDTGYPKQVENGFPGLTGEVTAAHISNGNIYLYSGTNVYEFRLYSKRFLRVLKNNFFLALLVELS, from the exons ATGGGTATTCACAACCAGCTGTGTTTTCTTGCAAGTCTGGCACTTGTTATTCACGCTGGACCGATTTTACAGCATGCCGACGAAGATGAAGCCACTGCAGag CGTTACCTGAAGAGCTTCTACAATCTAACAGATGAAACAATAAGCGTCAGAAAAGAAACCAGTTCAATGACTGAGAAGATGAAAGAGATGCAGGAGTTTTTCGGGCTTAAGGTGACTGGAAAGATGGACCAAGAAACAATGGAGATGATGAAGAAGCCCCGTTGTGGCGTTCCAGATGTTGCTGCGTACTCCACATTCGGGGGTATCAAATGGCAGACCAACAAACTCACCTACAG AATCCTGAACTACACCCCTGACATGTCAAGAGCTGAAGTGGACGAATCCATGGAGAGAGCCCTGCAGGTCTGGGCTAAAGTCACTCCACTTAAATTCACTCGTATCCACAGCGGCACAGCTGACATTATGATCTCCTTTGGTACAAGAA ATCATGGTGATGCTTACCCGTTTGATGGCCCACGAGGCACTTTGGCTCATGCTTTCGCTCCCTCTCCTGGAATCGGTGGAGATGCACATTTCGATGATGATGAATCTTTCACATTCCGCTCATCTAGAG GATTTGTCCTGTTCTTGGTGGCCGCCCATGAGTTCGGTCACTCTTTGGGTCTTTCTCATTCCAACGTTCGTGGTGCACTGATGTTTCCCACATACAGCTTTACTGATCCGGATCGTTTCTCTCTACCCTCTGATGACATCAGAGGGATTCAATCGCTCTATGGTAAGCGTATGATCTTCAAGAAAACATCTACAATCTTTAAGTTGAAACTATTCAGTCAGTTGTTTACCATGTGGTATTATTTTAAAGGCCCAAACAGAGATAGAACCCCCGTCAAACCTGATGAAGAAGTAACAACTCCTAATGCTTGTGACCCTGATCTGGTCTTGGATGCAGTTACGACTCTAAGGGGTGAAACAGTGTTTTTCAAGGACAG CTTTTTCTGGCGTAAATCTCAGAGCAGAACTGTGACGCAAATTCCGATCAAGCATTTCTGGTCCAACGCTCCTGATAATATAGATGCTGCTTATGAGAATCAAGTGCAAGataaagttttctttttcaaag ACAGACAAGTCTGGGCTTTTAAAGGCATCACTCCTGAGCCTGGCTATCCCAAGACTCTCAGCAGCTTTGGTCTGCCATCTTCGGTGAGAAAAGTTAGCGCTGCCGTCCACGACAAAACCACAGGAAAAACACTGTTCTTTGTTGACAAGGTTTACTACAG ttatgATGAGAGGGCACAGAAGATGGACACAGGGTATCCCAAACAAGTGGAAAATGGGTTTCCGGGATTGACTGGGGAAGTTACAGCAGCTCACATTTCCAACG gtaACATTTATCTCTACAGTGGCACAAATGTGTATGAGTTCAGATTATACAGTAAGAGGTTTCTGCGTGTGCTGaagaacaatttttttcttgccTTGTTAGTTGAGCTTTCCTAA
- the LOC127172466 gene encoding collagenase 3-like isoform X2 yields MGIHNQLCFLASLALVIHAGPILQHADEDEATAERYLKSFYNLTDETISVRKETSSMTEKMKEMQEFFGLKVTGKMDQETMEMMKKPRCGVPDVAAYSTFGGIKWQTNKLTYRILNYTPDMSRAEVDESMERALQVWAKVTPLKFTRIHSGTADIMISFGTRNHGDAYPFDGPRGTLAHAFAPSPGIGGDAHFDDDESFTFRSSRGFVLFLVAAHEFGHSLGLSHSNVRGALMFPTYSFTDPDRFSLPSDDIRGIQSLYGKRMIFKKTSTIFKLKLFSQLFTMWYYFKGPNRDRTPVKPDEEVTTPNACDPDLVLDAVTTLRGETVFFKDSFFWRKSQSRTVTQIPIKHFWSNAPDNIDAAYENQVQDKVFFFKDRQVWAFKGITPEPGYPKTLSSFGLPSSVRKVSAAVHDKTTGKTLFFVDKVYYSYDERAQKMDTGYPKQVENGFPGLTGEVTAAHISNGNIYLYSGTNVYEFRLYSKRFLRVLKNSFFLPC; encoded by the exons ATGGGTATTCACAACCAGCTGTGTTTTCTTGCAAGTCTGGCACTTGTTATTCACGCTGGACCGATTTTACAGCATGCCGACGAAGATGAAGCCACTGCAGag CGTTACCTGAAGAGCTTCTACAATCTAACAGATGAAACAATAAGCGTCAGAAAAGAAACCAGTTCAATGACTGAGAAGATGAAAGAGATGCAGGAGTTTTTCGGGCTTAAGGTGACTGGAAAGATGGACCAAGAAACAATGGAGATGATGAAGAAGCCCCGTTGTGGCGTTCCAGATGTTGCTGCGTACTCCACATTCGGGGGTATCAAATGGCAGACCAACAAACTCACCTACAG AATCCTGAACTACACCCCTGACATGTCAAGAGCTGAAGTGGACGAATCCATGGAGAGAGCCCTGCAGGTCTGGGCTAAAGTCACTCCACTTAAATTCACTCGTATCCACAGCGGCACAGCTGACATTATGATCTCCTTTGGTACAAGAA ATCATGGTGATGCTTACCCGTTTGATGGCCCACGAGGCACTTTGGCTCATGCTTTCGCTCCCTCTCCTGGAATCGGTGGAGATGCACATTTCGATGATGATGAATCTTTCACATTCCGCTCATCTAGAG GATTTGTCCTGTTCTTGGTGGCCGCCCATGAGTTCGGTCACTCTTTGGGTCTTTCTCATTCCAACGTTCGTGGTGCACTGATGTTTCCCACATACAGCTTTACTGATCCGGATCGTTTCTCTCTACCCTCTGATGACATCAGAGGGATTCAATCGCTCTATGGTAAGCGTATGATCTTCAAGAAAACATCTACAATCTTTAAGTTGAAACTATTCAGTCAGTTGTTTACCATGTGGTATTATTTTAAAGGCCCAAACAGAGATAGAACCCCCGTCAAACCTGATGAAGAAGTAACAACTCCTAATGCTTGTGACCCTGATCTGGTCTTGGATGCAGTTACGACTCTAAGGGGTGAAACAGTGTTTTTCAAGGACAG CTTTTTCTGGCGTAAATCTCAGAGCAGAACTGTGACGCAAATTCCGATCAAGCATTTCTGGTCCAACGCTCCTGATAATATAGATGCTGCTTATGAGAATCAAGTGCAAGataaagttttctttttcaaag ACAGACAAGTCTGGGCTTTTAAAGGCATCACTCCTGAGCCTGGCTATCCCAAGACTCTCAGCAGCTTTGGTCTGCCATCTTCGGTGAGAAAAGTTAGCGCTGCCGTCCACGACAAAACCACAGGAAAAACACTGTTCTTTGTTGACAAGGTTTACTACAG ttatgATGAGAGGGCACAGAAGATGGACACAGGGTATCCCAAACAAGTGGAAAATGGGTTTCCGGGATTGACTGGGGAAGTTACAGCAGCTCACATTTCCAACG gtAACATTTATCTCTACAGTGGCACAAATGTGTATGAGTTCAGATTATACAGTAAGAGGTTCCTGCGTGTGCTGAAGAACAGTTTTTTCTTGCCCTGTTAG